A window from Citrus sinensis cultivar Valencia sweet orange chromosome 3, DVS_A1.0, whole genome shotgun sequence encodes these proteins:
- the LOC102610743 gene encoding blue copper protein, translated as MKTILLNLTVIALLITVVASDTPATAYTNHTVGGPAGWSFDAINNISATNYSSWAANQTYNLGDYLIFNTNTNQTVIQTYNETTFSSCTTDDASDDDTFHYNGGGNEFGQNVTIAVPLTTTGTNYFFSDAEDGLQCQRGVAFEISVNRGLGLPPSLNQPPPPPYIEPPGPETSQMTPVNINGGSPEIDNSALRSVANMRFLLSPLLIGVTSLLLAF; from the exons ATGAAGACCATATTACTAAATCTAACGGTGATCGCGCTCCTGATCACCGTCGTAGCGTCAGATACCCCTGCAACGGCGTACACCAATCACACTGTCGGTGGCCCCGCCGGCTGGTCCTTCGACGCCATAAATAACATCTCTGCCACTAACTACTCCTCTTGGGCTGCTAACCAAACCTACAACCTTGGAGACTACCTCA TTTTCAACACGAACACTAACCAGACGGTGATCCAAACCTACAATGAGACTACATTTAGCAGCTGTACAACCGATGACGCATCGGACGATGATACCTTCCACTACAACGGTGGCGGCAATGAGTTTGGTCAAAATGTGACTATTGCTGTCCCGTTGACTACGACGGGTACTAACTACTTCTTCTCGGACGCTGAAGATGGCTTGCAGTGCCAGCGTGGCGTGGCTTTTGAGATCTCCGTCAATCGCGGCCTCGGCTTGCCTCCTAGCCTCAACCAGCCGCCTCCGCCTCCTTACATCGAGCCGCCCGGTCCCGAAACTTCTCAGATGACGCCGGTTAATATCAACGGTGGATCACCGGAGATAGATAATAGTGCGCTTAGGAGTGTTGCTAACATGCGCTTTCTATTGTCTCCGCTGCTCATTGGCGTTACCAGTCTTCTTCTAGCCTTCTAG